A genomic stretch from Lathyrus oleraceus cultivar Zhongwan6 chromosome 2, CAAS_Psat_ZW6_1.0, whole genome shotgun sequence includes:
- the LOC127121131 gene encoding auxin response factor 17, translating to MSQQQQQHRVDPKIWKACAGDSFTVPKLHSKVYYFPQGHLQHVCPNTPNTQTLDGCNPMILCTVSAVDLLADPETHQVFAKLLLTPVIDRSVVPVGASNEEDGDQIVSYAKTLTKSDVKSRGVLYLPVACADSIFPELPPLDSRNQSPSQDLFLTDVGGVVWKFRHVFRGSTFRHLFTTGWSGFVGEKKLVDGDNVVFVINSTGRISIGIRRKTKPASAAKMMEKEVNTAVELAKKNAAFEVMYYPTVGEFDFVVGAKTVEDAMMFNWSCGMRVTHTEKNDDTPKGCSIFHGTINNLSPPSTRPWRMLQIEWDEPQVPEKLKQLSPWQVELSDSKTPVSDMQFPPTKKLRGAQGYVLSSGQNISNPHTYISSILNSFKTKNAKNADIDNSNTKNINSGSIMLFGQRIQPIESELYNSDIKEDDSCKWNNEVEEKTCTKVVQYAFTK from the exons ATGtctcaacagcaacaacaacaccgCGTAGATCCAAAAATCTGGAAGGCATGCGCCGGAGATTCCTTCACCGTTCCGAAACTTCATTCCAAAGTATACTATTTCCCTCAAGGTCATTTACAACATGTCTGCCCCAACACTCCTAACACTCAAACACTCGATGGTTGCAATCCGATGATTCTCTGCACAGTTTCTGCCGTCGATCTACTTGCAGATCCTGAAACTCATCAAGTTTTTGCAAAATTACTTCTCACTCCCGTAATTGACAGAAGCGTTGTTCCTGTTGGTGCTAGCAACGAAGAGGATGGTGATCAGATTGTTTCCTATGCTAAGACTCTAACCAAATCTGATGTTAAAAGCAGAGGTGTACTCTACCTACCTGTGGCCTGCGCCGACTCGATCTTCCCAGAGCTCCCGCCGCTTGACTCTAGAAACCAATCGCCGTCTCAAGATCTCTTCCTCACCGACGTTGGTGGTGTAGTCTGGAAATTTCGCCACGTCTTCCGTGGGTCTACCTTTCGACACCTGTTCACTACTGGCTGGAGTGGATTTGTTGGTGAGAAGAAACTCGTGGACGGCGATAATGTTGTTTTCGTTATAAACTCCACTGGACGTATCTCTATTGGAATTCGCAGGAAAACGAAGCCGGCTTCCGCTGCCAAAATGATGGAAAAGGAAGTTAACACGGCAGTAGAATTGGCAAAGAAGAACGCAGCGTTTGAGGTTATGTACTATCCGACGGTTGGTGAATTTGATTTTGTGGTGGGAGCTAAGACTGTGGAGGATGCAATGATGTTTAATTGGAGTTGTGGGATGAGAGTTACACACACGGAGAAGAATGACGATACTCCAAAGGGATGTTCTATTTTTCATGGGACAATAAATAATCTCTCCCCTCCTTCAACTCGTCCATGGCGCATGCTTCAG ATTGAATGGGATGAACCTCAAGTCCCTGAAAAACTAAAGCAATTAAGTCCTTGGCAGGTTGAACTTAGTGATTCTAAGACACCTGTATCAGATATGCAGTTCCCTCCAACAAAAAAGTTGAGAGGTGCTCAAGGTTATGTCTTATCAAGTGGGCAAAACATTAGCAATCCCCACACCTATATCTCTAGTATTTTGAACTCCTTTAAAACAAAGAATGCTAAGAATGCTGATATCGACAATTCCAACACCAAGAATATTAATTCTGGTTCAATAATGTTATTTGGTCAGAGGATACAACCTATTGAAAGTGAGTTGTATAATTCTGATATCAAAGAAGACGACAGTTGTAAGTGGAACAATGAAGTTGAAGAGAAAACTTGTACAAAAGTAGTTCAATATGCTTTTACAAAATAA